The Deinococcus hopiensis KR-140 sequence GCGACGGCCACCGGGCCCACCGGGCTGGGAGCCCTGCGCGCCGCACTGCTCGTGTCGGCCGCGGCGCAGCTCGTGGGGCTGGTGCCGCTGCTCTTTCTGCGTCCTGGCAAACAGCCCCGCCCGGAGGGCCGCTCCTTCACCGTACGTGATAAGGGCACCATGGCCCGGCTCGTCGCGCCCAACGTGCTCGTCGGCTTGGGGGCTGGGGCCACCATTCCCTTTCTGAACGTGTTTATCGAGGGCAAGTTTCACGTGTCCTACGCCAGCCTGGGCAGTTTGTTCGCGTGGACCAGCCTCGCCACCGCCGCTACCGCGCTTGTGCAGCCCCTGCTCGTGCGGCGGCTGGGACAGCTGTCCGCCGTGCTGACGGTTCAGGCGTCCAGCCTTCCTTTTCTGGCACTGCTGGGCTTCGCGCCGGAGTTGTGGATGGTTTCGGTGGCGCTGTTCACGCGCGGGGCCCTGATGAATGCGGCGGGCCCCGTCTACAGCGCCTACGCCATGTCTGCGCTGCCCGAGGAAGACCGGCCCATGTACTCGGCCGTCAACGTGATCGCCTGGGACTTAGGCTGGGCGGTCAGCAGCCTCCTGTCGGGGGTGGTGCGCGGGGCGCTGCCCTTTGACTTGGCCTTCCGCATGCTGTTCGGCTGGACCATCCTGATGTACGCCGGAAGCGTGCTGGCAATCTACCTGGGGCTGTTTCGCCGCGCCGGCCAGGACCTGCTGCCCACAAGCGTGAACGTCAGACCCTGACGCCTCCCCCGGCGGGTGAGGGTAGACTGACAGCCGATGAGCGACACCGGACCCCTTCAGAGCCTGTACCGTGTTCAGGAACTCGACCTGGACCTCGACCGGCTGCGTGCCGAGGAGGGCAGCATCCCGGACGCGCTGCGCGACGCCCGTGGGGTGCAGGAGCGCCTCAACAACGATCTTGAAGACGCCGAGATCACCCTTGAAGGCGTTGAAAAGCAGCTGCGGCAGCTGGAGCAAGACCTCGCGGGCACCCGCGAGCAGATCGCCCGAGCGCGCGAGGAGCAGGACAAGAACGCCTTCGACGCCCGCGCGCAGAGCCAGTACGGCAGCCGCATCCAGATGCTTGAAGAGCGCGCTGAGGAGATGGAAGAAGACCTCGCGCCCCTGCGTGGGCGCCAGCGTGAGCTGGGCGAGAAGGCCAGCGGCCTGCGCGCCGAGCACCGCGCCCTGCGCCCCCAGCTCGAAGCCCTGGAAGCCCAGGATGAGGCCCGAGTGCAGGGTCTACGCGACCAGGGACAGGGTGCGCGCGACGAGCGTGCGGAGCTGGTGGGCGGCCTCGATTCGCGCACCGTCAAGGAATATGACCTGATCCGCAAGGCCAAAAAGGGCCTGGGACTCGTCGAGATTCGCGGGGGCCGCTGCACCGGCTGCAACGTGATGCTCCCCGTAAACGTGCAGCAAAAGGCTGCCCAGGGCAAGCTGCCCCCGGTCAAGTGCCCCTCATGCGGGAGATTTCTCGTCAAGTTGAGCTGAGCTTTTCGCCGTTGCCGGACCTTCAGGTGTCTGGAGGTCCGGTTTCACCGTCTCCGTCGTCGTTTTTTGTTTTCCTTGAATGCAGCATCTTGTACTCCGGCCGGGAGAGGGGTACTATCCCTTGTACTGAGGCCTGACACGTCTCCCGTTTGGTTCTGTTCACAATCCCCATAGCCCTCACCCTCTGCTGGAGCGGTGAGGTCGTCTTTTGCCTCTTTTCCAGGAGTTCCTATGACCACCGCGCCCGATGCCATTACCCGCAACTTCGACGAGAACGCCCAGCACATTGCCAAGCGCCAGTACCTCCAGCCCAGCGACGGCGATATCGGGGGGATGTTCCGGCGAATTGCAAAGTGGGTGGCGGGCGCGGAGGCGGAAGGGGTGCGGGAACACTGGGCGCAGAAGTACTTTGACCTGATGGCTGAGAAAAAGTTCTGCCCGGGCGGACGCGTGCTCGCGGGGGCCGGAACGCAGCACGGGAACGTGCTCAACTGCTTCGTTCAGGGAGCCACCGAACACGCTCCCGAGAGCTTCGACGGCGTGATGGAAGTCGCCAAGAAGCTTGCCCTCGTGACCAAGGTGGGCGGCGGCAACGGTGTCAACCTCGACGTATATACCCCCCGCGCCGAGAGCAGCCGCCCCGACGCGGGCGTGCGCGGCTGGGTCTACATGAGCGCCTCGCACCCCGACGTGGAAGACTTTATCGAGGGCCTGATGCGTCCCCCCACCCAGCCCGACGGCGAGAAACAGCCCGTGGCAGTGCGCAACTGGACCCGCGTGGTGTACGGCGAGGCCATGCCCGCCGGACTGGTGGCTTCGGCAAGGCGCAATGGCGTGCAGATCGTGCGCGCCTTCCCGGGGGGTGTGCTGCCCGTGGCCGATGATATGGGCGGCATCATCGACGCGGCCCGGGCTG is a genomic window containing:
- a CDS encoding MFS transporter; this encodes MTWRFSRPLWLYLSGSFSFGLAQAFAALFLNFYLRALGLGTEWQGLVNALPALTLACLSLPVVALARRISNARTIQLGSLLSLCGAVLLALSGGPAMAIAGALVQGAGAAMLVVAGSPFMAARSDERTRVTLFSAQSALMTGAGFLGNLLGGRVPELYAAATATGPTGLGALRAALLVSAAAQLVGLVPLLFLRPGKQPRPEGRSFTVRDKGTMARLVAPNVLVGLGAGATIPFLNVFIEGKFHVSYASLGSLFAWTSLATAATALVQPLLVRRLGQLSAVLTVQASSLPFLALLGFAPELWMVSVALFTRGALMNAAGPVYSAYAMSALPEEDRPMYSAVNVIAWDLGWAVSSLLSGVVRGALPFDLAFRMLFGWTILMYAGSVLAIYLGLFRRAGQDLLPTSVNVRP
- a CDS encoding zinc ribbon domain-containing protein, which codes for MSDTGPLQSLYRVQELDLDLDRLRAEEGSIPDALRDARGVQERLNNDLEDAEITLEGVEKQLRQLEQDLAGTREQIARAREEQDKNAFDARAQSQYGSRIQMLEERAEEMEEDLAPLRGRQRELGEKASGLRAEHRALRPQLEALEAQDEARVQGLRDQGQGARDERAELVGGLDSRTVKEYDLIRKAKKGLGLVEIRGGRCTGCNVMLPVNVQQKAAQGKLPPVKCPSCGRFLVKLS